DNA from Nematostella vectensis chromosome 5, jaNemVect1.1, whole genome shotgun sequence:
CTGTACTAACTTTGCGAGAAGAGGCTTTGTTCCTGGACTCGTCACTTTCCATCCATTCTTGATATTATTGATGCACGCACCGCTACGAATCAAATAAGTAGCGCAGTCAAACTCCCCTTCCAGGACCGCCAGATCCAGCGGTGTAAGTCCATTGATGTCTGTGACATTCACATCTGCgcctttttttatcaaatactTCAGACAAGTTGCGCTACCAGCCGAAGCAGCGCGATGTAGCATGTAGTACCCATCCATGCACGGTTCATTTATATCAAAATCAACTGTCTTGAGCATCAAACTAAACGACTCCACGTCGTTATTCATAAGTGCTCTTCCCATCAGAAATTCTTCATCAGCAGAAACCTTAGACTCCTTTCTGTACGGCGCCATTGGAGATTTCTTTGCGCAGCTAGTTTGCGTGCTTGCGTTAGAGCGTTCAACTGTTTTGTGGCGGATGCTAGTGCGGTTTATATACCAACGCGGTGTGTGGTGAATCGTGATATCGTGCACGACTTGATGGTCACCAAGCAATCTAATATGTGATGACTTATAGAATCAGCGCCATGTCACAGACTCTACGCCGCTCAGGAAGACCACTACGTCCTCTATAATAAATAGCATAAATACACACGGGGAATATGTACGCGCGATTGGGAACGTTTCGCTTCTTTCTTTAAGTAAGAGCTTCTAACAAAAAGGGCTCTAGATAAGGCATGGTTATTCCATGCATGGAGCAACATGTGATGAAAGCTCCGCAAATGCTCACCAGGTGCGCATTTCATCTCAATTCACGTGTTATTGCGCCATAGGACTCGTGAATAACCCGGCCCCACGCAAATATGTTAGAAGAAAACTAAGCTAACAGATGTAAGATCGTTAAAAGGCAGCACGACTCACTCGCCGTTGACTTCCTGTGGTTTCAGTCGTTATATGTGGTTCCCAGGGAGATATTTCACCTTTTGGGAACAAAACCGCCTTAAAATATCACAACGTTCTGTAAAAAATAACGCAATGTTGTTCTTTCATTTCCTATTTGCTAGATTGTTGGGAAGTACAATAAGCTtgataagaaaaaagaaaacaagattAGTCCTTTATTTTGCCTCCTTTTTAATACGTTTGATATGTCTGTCAGACCGTAATGCAGTATAAAGATTGTAACTCTGCAAAGTCTGAATGTCAGTTCACCGGAGGGCCTAGACATTTTGACTTTATTTCGTTATTACACATTGAAGTGATGGATTGTTTCCCTCAACGCTCAGCCAAGCCAAAAATGCTTGAATTTCTAGTGCTAACTTGCGGTAACTTGTCAACGGGCACTTTGTCTTGAATACAGGCATTTCTACAAAGATTGCAATGTCATTCAATACTAGTGACGTAAAGTTTTATGGACTCAAGTGATGAAAGAAAGATAAACACAGTTAGACTCTGCGATAACGGAAGCGACTCAAGTGGTCTCTTTCTCTTTGTTTACATTAGGGTGTACATAGTATTGTGCACAGTTGTCCGTGTAGGCCCCTGAATGGTCACCCgaatttcgatgtgctcgcagttttcggctaatgcTCGCACGCTAGCGCAATTTTTTGCGCCGTGCTCACATGCTCGCGCATTTTTTTCCGCCATGCTCGCATGCTCTCGCAATTTTTTTCGCCTAAAAATGCTCAGTCTCACATAAAAAAGGGGTGCTCGCAAGCTCGCAAGTGCTCGGaaaagaccattcgggggcccttACTGTCAGCTGAGATCCTTCTATATAAAGGCCGGTTTAAACTTGCGATTTTTTTCGCTGCTGTCGTGGCGATGTTACACGCGCGCTTCTACTCCAATGTATGCGTGATGCAGCTCGGTGATTTTTGTCGCAGAGATATCGCACCGAAACCGGTACGGTATCGCGCTGCGACAATACTCACCGCGACAGATGCGAAAAGGATTGCATCGGAAATCGCAAGAGTAATCCGGCCTTACCGCTGACAATCTGGCTTTATCTCATTTACTCTTCCCGGGAGTGGACACGTATTCGTCGGCTGGTGAAAAGCATAAAGTGTACGAGTGTTTTTAAAATGCAGGAATCCGTAACACTTTCTGTTGAGACAAGTAATTACTGTACTTACCATTGCAACTCCTCAGCAAGGTGTTTTAAAGCATTCCTTCAGGCGAAAGTTCTACAACAGGCCATAAGGCCAAGAAAGCGCTTAATTGAATCACCAAGCCGTGAGACATTCATTGTTGATAGAAAAAACAGGGTTGCAATATGTAGACAGTGGAAGTTGATTTGAACTTTGCAGTAAAGGCCAAGCAACATGACAATTTGACACCCTCGAAAAATAGAAAACTCAACGCATTTTTATCACAGAGAAACCTTGTTAAAACAGTGAAAAGCAAACGATTTCTTGTATGAAAAACGTCAGATTGAAATTACACCCAGCAGAGTTTCAGTTCGTAAATTGGTAGAATGTTTATCTTTGATCTAAATCCGCTTATCCTAATTGCACATGAA
Protein-coding regions in this window:
- the LOC5517812 gene encoding myotrophin: MAPYRKESKVSADEEFLMGRALMNNDVESFSLMLKTVDFDINEPCMDGYYMLHRAASAGSATCLKYLIKKGADVNVTDINGLTPLDLAVLEGEFDCATYLIRSGACINNIKNGWKVTSPGTKPLLAKLVQRKSST